A region from the Gossypium hirsutum isolate 1008001.06 chromosome A08, Gossypium_hirsutum_v2.1, whole genome shotgun sequence genome encodes:
- the LOC107958871 gene encoding uncharacterized protein, protein MAPLKPLFPKWYDPNVSCMYHAENQGHSTENCLAFKRRVQGLIDAGILRFDGAGNTAGNPIPNHTEGNVSAVTKEDRWHAKSCVSEIKTPMRKIWEVMVEKGLFCHPNRIFKEGSIKSQCFYDFHGIEGHGIQSCEEFRKLLQDMMDNKEIGIFNKMEEGDEGEVCTSDNQSSGYPYSADRPLEDNKAVPWKYDVNIIIPEGEKSKVTTGNVGEVGHFTRSGRCYSKVVEPMKKTNDLKQKGKAPMHKAEVELENSSEQEVKRPVNEEEAHKFLKFIKHSECNVVEQLSKQPTRISVLSLLLNSEPHQNASLKVLNQAYVASNTSVEKLDSDDEIPSNGRGSVKALHITTRCKGYIIPNMLIDNGSALNVMPLATLSRISIDHLI, encoded by the exons AAACCAGGGACATTCTACAGAAAATTGTCTAGCCTTTAAAAGAAGAGTGCAAGGTCTTATCGATGCAGGTATTTTACGATTTGATGGTGCTGGCAATACGGCTGGAAACCCGATCCCTAACCACACTGAAGGGAACGTGAGCGCGGTGACAAAAGAAGATAGGTGGCATGCCAAAAGTTGTGTTTCTGAAATAAAGACACCGATGCGAAAGATTTGGGAAGTAATGGTTGAAAAGGGGCTGTTCTGTCATCCCAACAGAATTTTCAAAGAAGGAAGTATAAAAAGTCAATGTTTTTATGATTTCCATGGTATTGAAGGGCATGGCATTCAGTCTTGCGAGGAATTTAGAAAGTTACTTCAAGACATGATGGACAACAAGGAGATTGGGATCTTTAACAAAATGGAAGAGGGTGATGAAGGAGAAGTATGCACTTCTGATAATCAATCATCAGGTtacccttatagtgctgatcgaccatTG GAAGACAACAaggcagtaccatggaaatatgatgtCAACATTATCATACCTGAAGGTGAAAAATCCAAAGTCACGACCGGAAATGTTGGCGAAGTAGGACACTTCACCCGCAGCGGGAGGTGCTATTCTAAAGTGGTCGAACCAATGAAGAAGACTAATGACTTGAAGCAGAAAGGAAAGGCACCGATGCATAAGGCTGAGGTTGAACTTGAGAATTCGTCCGAACAAGAAGTTAAAAGGCCTGTGAATGAAGAGGAAGCACATAAATTCTTGAAGTTCATCAAACATAGTGAATGTAATGTCGTGGAACAGTTAAGCAAACAACCGAcacgaatctcggtattatctctactgttgaattcagaaccacatcAGAATGCTTCGCTGAAAGTGTTAAACCAAGCTTACGTGGCAAGCAATACATCTGTCGAAAAACTTGATAG tgATGACGAAATACCCTCAAATGGTAGGGGCTCCGTAAAAGCATtacatatcacaacccgttgcaAGGGTTATATAATACCGAATATGCTCATTGACAATGGGTctgcactcaatgtcatgcctttggccacgctttctAGAATTTCGATTGATCATCTTATCTGA